From Rudanella lutea DSM 19387, a single genomic window includes:
- a CDS encoding AlbA family DNA-binding domain-containing protein produces MDYRALKDLVRRGEGQQIEFKLKVNHPEKIIREVVAFANSEGGLLFIGVNDDLSIPGLKHADEDLYLLERAIQKFCFPAIPYTVERIPLYDEREVLLFKIPASPGRPHYVVLDADKPEEKKAYVRVADRSVQASKEVREILKGQRADRSVRFTYGDKERVLMQHLSQHQTITVDAFASLANVPRKIASRTLVLLVLANVLQVHPNEVVDRYTSSVEV; encoded by the coding sequence ATGGACTACCGGGCACTCAAAGATCTGGTTCGTCGGGGTGAAGGCCAGCAGATCGAGTTTAAATTGAAAGTCAATCACCCCGAAAAAATTATCCGTGAGGTAGTCGCTTTTGCCAATTCAGAAGGCGGGCTGCTCTTTATCGGTGTGAACGACGACCTGAGTATTCCCGGCCTCAAACATGCCGACGAAGACCTTTACCTGCTCGAACGCGCCATTCAGAAATTCTGCTTTCCGGCCATTCCGTACACCGTAGAGCGTATTCCGTTGTACGACGAGCGCGAAGTTCTGCTGTTTAAGATTCCAGCCAGCCCCGGTCGGCCACATTACGTGGTTCTCGACGCTGATAAGCCCGAGGAGAAAAAAGCCTATGTCCGCGTAGCCGATCGCTCGGTGCAGGCAAGTAAAGAGGTGCGGGAAATTCTGAAAGGGCAGCGGGCCGACCGTAGCGTACGCTTTACTTATGGCGACAAAGAGCGGGTGCTGATGCAACACCTGAGCCAGCACCAGACCATCACGGTCGATGCCTTCGCCAGCCTGGCTAATGTTCCCCGGAAAATTGCTTCCCGCACGCTTGTATTACTGGTACTGGCCAATGTGTTGCAGGTGCACCCTAATGAAGTTGTTGACCGGTACACGTCATCGGTTGAAGTATAG
- a CDS encoding sterol desaturase family protein codes for MLLNVALVIGTFLFMEGVAWFTHKYVMHGILWSWHRDHHNHHKGFFERNDLFAVVFSAVSISLIVTGVEVESLRFLAWIGGGVTLYGIFYFVFHDIIVHQRVKFKHRFTGPYMQRIIRAHYIHHKVHTKEGAEAFGFLYAPKKYDRNVRSTTSATEA; via the coding sequence ATGCTACTAAACGTTGCCTTAGTCATCGGGACGTTTCTGTTCATGGAAGGCGTTGCCTGGTTTACCCATAAGTACGTCATGCACGGTATTTTGTGGAGTTGGCACCGCGATCACCACAACCACCACAAAGGCTTTTTTGAACGAAACGACCTGTTTGCCGTCGTTTTCAGCGCCGTTTCCATCTCGCTGATCGTAACGGGTGTCGAGGTAGAGTCGCTCCGTTTTCTGGCCTGGATCGGCGGTGGCGTAACCCTATACGGCATCTTCTACTTCGTTTTCCACGACATTATTGTTCACCAGCGGGTGAAGTTCAAACACCGCTTTACTGGCCCGTATATGCAGCGAATCATCCGGGCGCATTACATTCACCACAAAGTACACACCAAAGAGGGCGCCGAGGCCTTCGGGTTTTTGTACGCTCCCAAGAAATACGACCGGAACGTTCGGTCGACTACATCGGCTACCGAAGCCTAA
- a CDS encoding glycerol-3-phosphate dehydrogenase/oxidase, which translates to MNRTTNLHRLRTEQFDICILGGGATGAGCALDAASRGLKTALIERNDFSSATSSSSTKLVHGGVRYLEQAFKKLDPRQLSMVRKGLYERQTVLRLAPHLAHPLALLTPCKNWFAGLYFTIGLKLYDLLAGSRRLAPSRWLSHREALDYFPAFSTKGFHSAVLYYDGQFDDARFNLGLAQTADGQGAAVANHCSAIRFETDDTGAVRAVLLRDELSGETFWLRARVFVNATGTLADSLRREANPNQANRMRASKGAHVVLPMQAVGNTRAALLIPETSDGRVLFAIPWRGHYLIGTTDTEADPTETPYLQPDEASFLLKHVSEYLTVPLSAEQITGGFAGLRPLLQADPNADSKSLVRDHEVEVDEQSGLVSIMGGKWTTYRLMAQDTIDVCCERLGIHKECHTDELTLLGGAGYTPDFVESLVKRHVHIPAQTIRHLAQTYGTQATVVLDLIEADPALGEELVAGHPFVKAEVCYAARHEMAQTLEDLLLRRIRLGLVDWRAALAAIPTATALLSTELGWSDAHAQAQQQAFKTQIQTYIEQAKHSHPEPLLK; encoded by the coding sequence ATGAACCGCACAACCAACCTTCACCGCTTACGAACCGAACAGTTTGATATATGTATTTTAGGCGGTGGAGCCACTGGGGCCGGTTGTGCACTCGATGCAGCCAGTCGGGGTTTGAAAACAGCCCTGATCGAACGCAACGATTTTAGTTCGGCCACCTCCAGCAGCTCGACCAAACTGGTGCATGGCGGGGTGCGGTATCTGGAGCAAGCCTTCAAAAAACTCGACCCCAGGCAGCTTTCTATGGTCCGAAAGGGCCTATACGAACGCCAAACTGTATTGCGGCTGGCTCCGCACCTGGCCCATCCGCTCGCTCTGCTCACGCCCTGTAAAAACTGGTTTGCTGGCCTCTACTTTACCATTGGCCTGAAGCTGTATGATCTGCTGGCCGGCAGCCGCCGGTTGGCGCCCAGCCGCTGGCTCTCCCACCGGGAGGCTCTGGATTACTTCCCGGCCTTTTCAACGAAAGGGTTTCACAGTGCCGTGCTGTACTACGACGGGCAGTTCGACGATGCCCGTTTCAACCTGGGCCTGGCCCAAACAGCCGATGGGCAAGGCGCGGCCGTAGCCAACCATTGCTCGGCAATTCGGTTTGAGACCGATGACACAGGCGCGGTTCGGGCGGTGCTGCTGCGCGACGAGCTTAGTGGCGAGACATTCTGGCTGCGGGCGCGCGTATTTGTGAATGCTACGGGCACATTGGCCGACTCGCTCCGGCGCGAGGCCAACCCCAATCAGGCTAACCGGATGCGCGCCAGTAAAGGGGCACACGTAGTTTTGCCCATGCAGGCTGTGGGCAATACACGGGCCGCTCTGCTCATTCCCGAAACGTCGGACGGGCGCGTGCTATTTGCTATTCCGTGGCGGGGTCATTACCTCATCGGTACCACCGACACCGAAGCCGACCCCACCGAAACGCCGTATCTACAACCCGACGAGGCTTCGTTTTTGCTCAAGCACGTCAGCGAGTACCTGACCGTTCCGCTCTCGGCCGAGCAGATCACAGGCGGATTTGCCGGCTTACGGCCCCTTCTGCAAGCCGACCCCAATGCCGACTCGAAAAGCCTGGTTCGTGACCACGAAGTAGAAGTCGACGAACAGTCGGGACTGGTCAGTATTATGGGCGGCAAATGGACAACCTACCGGCTTATGGCGCAGGACACCATCGACGTGTGCTGCGAGCGGCTGGGAATCCATAAAGAGTGTCATACCGACGAACTGACCTTACTTGGGGGGGCTGGATACACACCCGATTTTGTGGAATCGCTGGTGAAGCGCCATGTGCATATTCCGGCGCAAACAATCCGGCACCTGGCCCAGACGTACGGCACACAGGCAACGGTCGTGCTCGACCTGATCGAAGCCGACCCGGCTCTGGGCGAAGAATTGGTGGCGGGTCATCCTTTCGTGAAGGCCGAAGTTTGCTATGCGGCACGCCACGAGATGGCCCAGACCCTCGAAGACCTGCTACTACGTCGGATTCGGCTCGGCCTTGTCGACTGGCGGGCGGCTTTAGCGGCTATCCCTACTGCTACGGCGCTATTGAGCACCGAACTGGGCTGGTCAGATGCACACGCCCAAGCGCAGCAACAGGCCTTCAAAACCCAAATTCAGACCTACATCGAGCAGGCGAAGCATAGCCACCCTGAACCGCTATTAAAGTGA
- a CDS encoding DUF2795 domain-containing protein produces the protein MYWTLELASYLEDAPWPATKDELIDFSIRSGAPLEVVENLQELEDDGQPYESIEEIWPDYPTKDDFFFNEDEY, from the coding sequence ATGTACTGGACACTCGAATTGGCGTCGTATCTGGAAGATGCCCCCTGGCCCGCCACCAAAGATGAACTCATTGACTTCTCGATTCGCTCGGGAGCCCCGCTCGAAGTGGTTGAAAACCTTCAGGAGCTGGAAGACGATGGACAACCTTACGAAAGCATCGAAGAAATCTGGCCGGATTACCCGACCAAAGACGATTTCTTCTTCAATGAAGATGAATATTAA
- a CDS encoding copper homeostasis protein CutC produces the protein MQIEICCYSLTDCHTAEQAGADRIELCGGLSDGGLTPSAGLLRLVKEHVKIPVWVMIRPRGGDFVYDDAEVAVMEADIDLARQLGADGLVLGCLQPDGSVDEALTRRLIDRGQGLPVTFHRAFDVCRDPLSALEAIIRTGAVRILTSGQQPNAPAGAALLQTLAQQAAGRIQIMAGAGVNAQNAEQLAQTGVDALHLSGQQTTPSPMQYRSEVVRMASAVQGEYDRHGASLPKIRPVVELVRAYTDGASATR, from the coding sequence ATGCAAATCGAAATCTGCTGTTACTCGCTCACCGATTGCCACACCGCCGAACAGGCCGGCGCCGACCGGATTGAACTCTGCGGAGGCCTAAGCGACGGCGGCCTGACCCCCAGCGCGGGGCTGCTCCGACTCGTTAAAGAGCACGTCAAGATTCCGGTTTGGGTGATGATTCGACCGCGCGGGGGCGATTTTGTGTATGATGATGCCGAAGTGGCCGTTATGGAAGCCGACATCGACCTGGCGCGCCAACTCGGTGCCGATGGGCTGGTACTTGGTTGCCTGCAACCCGATGGCTCTGTAGATGAAGCACTCACCCGGCGGCTAATCGACCGGGGGCAGGGATTACCCGTTACGTTTCATCGGGCGTTCGATGTGTGCCGCGATCCGCTATCGGCTCTGGAGGCCATCATCCGAACGGGTGCCGTGCGGATTCTGACATCGGGCCAGCAACCTAATGCCCCAGCCGGAGCCGCGCTGCTGCAAACGTTGGCCCAACAGGCCGCCGGGCGCATTCAGATTATGGCCGGGGCCGGTGTAAACGCCCAAAACGCCGAACAGCTCGCCCAAACCGGCGTCGATGCGCTTCACCTGAGTGGGCAACAAACAACGCCCAGCCCCATGCAATACCGGTCGGAGGTGGTGCGTATGGCATCGGCGGTGCAGGGCGAATACGACCGACATGGAGCCAGTCTGCCAAAAATCCGGCCGGTCGTCGAGCTGGTCCGCGCCTATACCGACGGAGCGTCCGCTACCCGTTGA